In the Gorilla gorilla gorilla isolate KB3781 chromosome 1, NHGRI_mGorGor1-v2.1_pri, whole genome shotgun sequence genome, gtaacCTTGTTTCATCCTCAAATCTAAATGTGTAGTGAGTTTTCttttggtggggaggggtggtgggTTTGAGTTAAGACCACAGCTAGGatgaaaggcaaagagaaaaacaaactgtgGAAGCCAAGCCTGTTCTGTGGCTGGATTTTACTTGTATTGGAAGAAGTTCTATGTTTTGTAAATTTGTGTattggttttgatttgttttctctgATAGTTTAGTATTTGGATAGTTTAGTGTTACCTCAGCTACACTGAAGGAATAGACCTTAGTCCTCACAAGTATGAGTTCTAGCTTGGAAGCCTGGGTTCTGCAGTAGCTGTGGAACTTAAGCCTCTGAGCCCAGGGATGCAGAGGCATTGAGTTACTACCAAGGGCCTGATCTTTTCTTTAGCAGGCATCTGTGTTAATTGTTTCGAAAGGTGGTGATCAGTTTTACAGCCTATTATAAAGGAGATTTTTGCCTACTATAAAACTAATCCCCCTGAAAGAGTGAGTAAACATAACTTTTTGTGTATTGACTTCCACAAGGGAAGGAGTTGGCACTTACACTCTGACTTTTGATTCAGTCGTCCTTCTTGAGCCATTTTTGCAGGGGATCAGTTTGGAGTGGGCGTTaacaatgttattttttttttcctctccagaacaccttccaccatgaccaCCTCAGCAAGTTCCCACTTAAATAAAGGCATCAAGCAGGTGTACATGTCCCTGCCTCAGGGTGAGAAAGTCCAGGCCATGTATATCTGGATCGATGGTACTGGAGAAGGACTGCGCTGCAAGACCCGGACCCTGGACAGTGAGCCCAAGTGTGTGGAAGGTGAGACAGCAATGTGGAGTGGAGCACATGCTGGGTGGAATCTGCAGAGGGATGGGCAGCAGCCTTTGACTCAGCGTCTGGATTAGGcctctttcttctgtttgtaAAGGTTTTCTAAGGCAGGGCTTTTCAGACTTCATTCAGTCAACATTAAGCTCCTACACTGCCTCAAAGCAGAATGACAATGGAACCCTTTATTTCAATGGAATTGTGCATGTAGGCCAGTGTATTGAAGAAAAACTAAGTCTGGTTTATGGAGAGTTGGCATGGGGCTTAGAGATTGCCGACCTGGACATCCCCACTTAGCTGGCTCTAAGGCACCCTCAGAAAACCACTGCTCTAACCTGAGAATGCCATCTAGTTTACAAACTCTTAGAAAACTGTGTTTAATACTCATATCACTGGCTTCTAGATGTGAAGCAAATGCTCTACAATGGTTTTTAAATAGGACTAATTTTTAGTTGATGCCACTTTTGGAAATTCTTAAACTAATTGCGTATCCCTCTAGGAGCTACAGTTAGATTATAGTTGTGACCTTCATTTCTCAGTCTAGAACAAGCCATAGTCTTCCCTCTTCTGGAAAGGGGCCAGAGGAAAGTATCATATCCTGCCTAGTTTAGGGTAGCttacttttcctttttgagtAAGTGAATGATCATAATACAAAGCCTATATTGTGTACTTGCTATGTGGCAGATGATAGTGCACAGACACTGAAGATACAAAGTGAGAGTCTCGTCTCTGCCTTCAGAGAACTCAGTCAGCTAGAGAGACCAAGCAGCCTTCAAAACAGTGGGAAAGGTGGATAGGTGATAAGGGAGCATCCTAGAGTAAGTCATCCTGCTAGTCGTCTgttccctcatctataaaataaggacaTAACTTGCCAGAATACACTGGGGGCATAAGAAGGATGCAACACAGTACCTAATGGAAGAATCAGAATCCTTCACTATCTCAATATTTTAAGTGACTGATAGGATGGTAGTGATAACAGAATGCTTCAGCTTGTCTCCTGGAAGACATTTGGGAAGGGAGTATCTGATATATTTCTTTTAAGGAATTGGTACAATGGTCTTACTTGGAACTCAGATAGGAAGGGCTATAAGATCAGGTACAGGTGCCAGGGTATACATATTAATGATGGCATTTATACCTTAATGAATTCCTGGAAAAGAGATCTTTAGAGATGGGAAGGTGAGTGAAGGGCTGGCTGTATTTGCATTGCTTGGAAAGCTCCTGtatgttttaaatgtaattttccctttttttgccCCAGAGTTGCCTGAGTGGAATTTCGATGGCTCTAGTACTTTACAGTCTGAGGGTTCCAACAGTGACATGTATCTCGTGCCTGCTGCCATGTTTCGGGACCCCTTCCGTAAGGACCCTAACAAGCTGGTGTTATGTGAAGTTTTCAAGTACAATCGAAGGCCTGCAGGTGTGTATAGCACAGCTATGGATGCCCCTCCTCAATCTGTGAATGCTGTGAAGGGTAGGGAGAAGACATTCTGAAATCAGCATTGGGAAGACTAGGCAATTTCAAGAATCTTAACTATTTTAAGAATCTGAGTGATTCTTTTCCCTGAACTTCTGCTTTAAGGAAGAGATAATATGGCCCATCTTTCTATGGTCTTCTCTGTTGGTTGCATAAAATACCATTGGATTTGTCCAGATCTGTTTGCCGGTCTTGGAGTCCCCAGTAACAGCCTTCCTGCCTGGAATGTAGGCCAGGACAAATGTAAACCAATGGACAAATGTTTCTCAAAAATTATAGAATGGCTTCAAGTGCCTGAGAAATGAAGAATAAATCTGACAACCAGAAGCAGCTGTCTTGTGAATAGAGGGTTAAGTGCCTGGCATTTGGTGCTTGGGAGGTGGCCAGAATGCAGATAAGGTGAAAGTTGCCCTGTTCTAAATCCACTGCCGTGTGACTTGGTTGTAACTGAGTTTAGTTAAAACTGAAGTCTTTCAGAGTCTTCCTACAGATGTACAATTAACAGCTTCTCTCATTTTTCTGACTCAGTGACTTAGTGATCCCAAGAAGGCCTATACTGGGTCAGTTCATACCATAGTGCACACCTCACTTGTATAGAATCCAAGGACTATTCTCCCATCAGCATCAGTATTCAGCATCTATGTCTTTAGATCCCTGATGGCATATTATTGACTTTTTTCTAGAGACCAATTTGAGGCACACCTGTAAACGGATAATGGACATGGTGAGCAACCAGCACCCCTGGTTTGGCATGGAGCAGGAGTATACCCTCATGGGGACAGATGGGCACCCCTTTGGTTGGCCTTCCAACGGCTTCCCAGGGCCCCAGGGTAAGTCTCCTTGGGTTAGAGGTGAAATTCCCAGAAGTGTCTAACTGTGCAGGAATGCCCCTTCCCAGGGATGGGGATGACTTTCAGAATCAAGAAGCAAAATAATACAGTAAAGGCGAAACAGCCCTCACATCACCAAAGTCCAAAAATGGATATGAATATATAAAGTAAGGTGTTAGGGGGAACCTTTGGCCCCACTGAAGCTGTGGTGAAGAGGAACTCCCCTAttgtccctcccctgccccacacCTGCAGATGAAGGCAAGGATAGTGATTCAAGAGGGCAAGGCTTAAGGGCCTTCTGATCTCTGACTTTGGGATTCTCTGGATTTCTTGACTCTTAGCGTTTTGTCTTGATGCTTCTGTAGGTCCATATTACTGTGGTGTGGGAGCAGACAGAGCCTATGGCAGGGACATCGTGGAGGCCCATTACCGGGCCTGCTTGTATGCTGGAGTCAAGATTGCGGGGACTAATGCCGAGGTCATGCCTGCCCAGGTAAGTATAGCTCCAATCCATCAATGAAGAAGGGTAGGTAGGTGCACGTAGGACTTTTGCTAGTAAGGGCTGCTGATACACCACTCACTAAGCCAAAACCTAAGAACGGGTTGGAGTACAGGTGAGAAGAGAACAGGTTTAGGAACTTCTGAGTTGGAGTGAGCAGTTAGCTTTGTTTTAATGGCCAAGCTTCTCGTTTCTAGTGGGAATTTCAGATTGGACCTTGTGAAGGAATCAGCATGGGAGATCATCTCTGGGTGGCCCGTTTCATCTTGCATCGTGTGTGTGAAGACTTTGGAGTGATAGCAACCTTTGATCCTAAGCCCATTCCTGGGAACTGGAATGGTGCAGGCTGCCATACCAACTTCAGCACCAAGGCCATGCGGGAGGAGAATGGTCTGAAGTGAGTACCTTCTGCTGGGGCCATCTTTAATCTCCTGTGGCAGAAAACTTGGGAGGAGACTTAGCAATCTCTCAGCAAAGTCTCCTTTGCAggatgacttgcaaatatttgcCAAAGATGAGTAAACTTGATTTCTCAGTCTGGATGTACTTTAGGTGTTGACACTTGCCTTCACATTCTCTCATTTTGTTCCTATTTGAAAAATACCAAATAATACTTCTGATTCAcagtgataaatatttgttataatttatataatatatattagtcatatatcattatataaatatatatcgaTATATTGTGACATGTCATGGTGACAGGGAAAAGTTGACAAATTCATGCATTTGAAAATCTTTTAGAACTAAATTAGTAACAATACAGGCATGTGGATAAGCTTAATGCTTATGAGGGGGAGAAAGTTTCCAATGattagtcttttcaacaaatagtaacTTTCTACTGCTTGTCGGGCACTGTTCTGACCACTGAGACACACAGGTAAGAAGACGCAGCCACTGCCCTCATGAAATATTTGTTCTACTGGTATCATATTTTGGTGCACTTCATTCTTGGCTCCATACCTGGAGACAAGGTTGGACTGCcatcttttctgtttcctctaGGTACATCGAGGAGGCCATTGAGAAACTAAGCAAGCGGCACCAGTACCACATCCGTGCCTATGATCCCAAGGGAGGCCTGGACAATGCCCGACGTCTAACTGGATTCCATGAAACCTCCAACATCAACGACTTTTCTGCTGGTGTAGCCAATCGTAGCGCCAGCATACGCATTCCCCGGACTGTTGGCCAGGAGAAGAAGGGTTACTTTGAAGATCGTCGCCCCTCTGCCAACTGCGACCCCTTTTCGGTGACAGAAGCCCTCATCCGCACGTGTCTTCTCAATGAAACCGGCGATGAGCCCTTCCAGTACAAAAATTAAGTGGACTAGACCTCCAGCTGTTGAGTCCCTCCTAGTTCTTCATCCCACTCCAACTCTTCCCCCTCTCCCCGTTGTCCCGATTGTAACTCAAAGGGTGGAATATCAAGGTCGTTTTTTTCATTCCATGTGCCCAGTTAATCTTGCTTTCTTTGTTTGGCTGGGATAGAGGGGTCAAGTTATTAATTTCTTCACACCTACCCTCCTTTTTTTCCCTATCACTGAAGCTTTTTAGTGCATTagtggggaggagggtggggagaCATAACCACTGCTTCCATTTAATGGGGTGCACCTGTCCAATAGGCGTAACTATCCGGACAGAGCACGTTTGCAGAAGGGGGACTCTTCTTCCAGGTAGCTGAAAGGGGAAGACCTGACTTACTCTGGTTAGGTTAGGACTTGCCCTCATGGTGGaaacttttcttaaaaagttataaCCAACTTTTCTATTAAAAGTGGGAATTAGGGGAGAAGGTAGGGGTTGGGAATCAGAGAGAATGGCTTTGGTCTCTTGCTTGTGGGACTAGCCTGGCTTGGGACTAAATGCCCTGCTCTGAACACAAAGCTGAGTATAAACTGATGGATACCCCTACCTTGAAAGAAGAAAAGGTTCTTACTGCTTGGTCCTTGATTTATCACACAAAGCAgaatagtatttttatatttaaatgtaaagacaAAAAACTATATGTATGGTTTTGTGGATTATGTGTGTTTTGCTAAAGGAAAAAACCATCCAGGTCACGGGGCACCAAATTTGAGACAAATAGTCGGATTAGAAATAAAGCATCTCATTTTGAGTAGGGAGCGAGGGAAGTGGTTCTTAGAAAGATGGTGATCTGGGATTAGGCCCTCATGACCCTTTTGGGTTTCTGCCCTGCCCACCCTCTGGAGAAGGTGGGCACTGGATTAGTTAACAGACGACACGTTACTAGCAGTCACTTGATCTCCGTGGCTTTGGTTTAAAAGACACACTTGTCCACATGGGTTTAGAGATAAGAGTTGGCTGGTCAACTTGAGCATGTTACTGACAGAGAGGGTATTGGGGTTATTTTCTGGTAGGAATAGCATGTCACTAAAGCAGGCCTTttgatattaaattttttaaaaagcaaaattatagaAGTTTAGATTTTAATCAAATTTGTAGGGTTTCTAGGTAATTTTTACAGAATTGCTTGTTTGCTTCAACTGTCTCCTACCTCTGCTCTTGGAGGAGATGGGGACAGGGCTGGAGTCAAAACacttgtaattttgtatcctgatgtCTTTGTTAAGACTGCTgaggaattattttttttcttttatagtaagAAATAAACCCCACCtttattccttcatttcatcTACCATTTTCTGGTTCTTGTGTTGGCTGTGGCAGGCCAGCTGTGGTTTTCTTTTGCCATGACAACTTCTAATTGCCGTGTACAGTATGTTCAAAGTCAAATAACTCCTCATTGTA is a window encoding:
- the GLUL gene encoding glutamine synthetase, whose protein sequence is MTTSASSHLNKGIKQVYMSLPQGEKVQAMYIWIDGTGEGLRCKTRTLDSEPKCVEELPEWNFDGSSTLQSEGSNSDMYLVPAAMFRDPFRKDPNKLVLCEVFKYNRRPAETNLRHTCKRIMDMVSNQHPWFGMEQEYTLMGTDGHPFGWPSNGFPGPQGPYYCGVGADRAYGRDIVEAHYRACLYAGVKIAGTNAEVMPAQWEFQIGPCEGISMGDHLWVARFILHRVCEDFGVIATFDPKPIPGNWNGAGCHTNFSTKAMREENGLKYIEEAIEKLSKRHQYHIRAYDPKGGLDNARRLTGFHETSNINDFSAGVANRSASIRIPRTVGQEKKGYFEDRRPSANCDPFSVTEALIRTCLLNETGDEPFQYKN